The following proteins come from a genomic window of Maribacter sp. HTCC2170:
- a CDS encoding DUF4249 family protein, translating to MQNYIRTSLLLLIVAFTSCEDVIDVPVQTAQTRLVIEASLDWEKGTTGNEQSITLRTSTAFFDSSSTTAAAGASVTVTNDDSGAVFIFEDQNNGNYTTNEFVPVLGQPYALEVIHDGQTYLATETLTAVPDIIDLYQDTEDGFSDEDIELHVVFNDPPEEGNSYLFVFRKSGELLPDLEVGYDEFVNGNEIDWWYELEDDEDTDKNESLQPDDVVAIEMYGISEAYKNYMEILIDQIGGVGLFEATPVSVKGNCVNATNPDNYAHGYFRLTEVNKVSYTVE from the coding sequence ATGCAGAACTATATAAGAACAAGCTTACTACTTTTAATCGTTGCATTCACCTCATGTGAAGATGTAATTGATGTACCCGTACAAACGGCACAAACCAGATTGGTCATAGAAGCTTCTTTAGATTGGGAAAAAGGCACAACGGGAAATGAGCAAAGTATTACATTACGTACATCGACGGCATTTTTTGATTCGTCAAGTACAACGGCAGCAGCTGGTGCTTCGGTAACAGTTACCAACGATGATAGCGGTGCCGTATTCATATTTGAGGACCAGAATAATGGAAACTATACGACCAATGAATTTGTACCTGTACTTGGACAACCCTATGCCTTGGAGGTAATTCATGACGGTCAAACCTACCTTGCTACTGAAACATTGACCGCAGTACCGGACATAATCGATTTATACCAAGATACCGAAGATGGTTTTAGTGATGAGGATATAGAATTACACGTTGTTTTCAATGACCCACCTGAAGAAGGAAATTCATACTTGTTTGTTTTCCGAAAAAGTGGTGAGTTGTTACCCGATTTAGAGGTGGGTTATGATGAGTTCGTTAATGGCAATGAAATTGATTGGTGGTACGAATTGGAAGATGATGAGGATACAGATAAAAACGAGTCCTTACAACCCGATGATGTTGTTGCTATTGAGATGTATGGTATCTCGGAGGCCTACAAGAATTATATGGAAATACTTATAGACCAAATTGGTGGTGTAGGACTTTTTGAGGCCACACCCGTATCAGTAAAAGGAAACTGTGTGAATGCCACTAATCCGGATAACTATGCCCATGGGTATTTTAGACTTACTGAGGTGAACAAAGTGAGCTATACGGTTGAGTAG
- a CDS encoding DUF1853 family protein — MPQENHQGQFFGFLNTPPLWEKEQFGIQQFDFPDLDLASFVPSHIPNTIRLGHQMEYVFKQLMEQSETYDLLLHNLPIKREKRTIGEIDFVLKEQTSEKLTHVELTYKFYIIDPEVGEAIHQLIGPNKLDSFFAKMQKIKHKQFTLLHAEDGVKALEQHAIDHTQIEHQCCYKAQLFKPYGESKSNINPLNNLCIVGFWLGFETFRGSDFQHYEFYIPNKSSWVIAPHNDVEWSNHSEINTAIQLQMFKENSPMVWMKKSETEFEKFFVVWWD, encoded by the coding sequence ATGCCACAAGAAAATCATCAAGGCCAATTTTTTGGGTTTCTAAATACTCCACCCCTTTGGGAAAAGGAACAGTTTGGAATACAACAGTTCGATTTTCCGGATCTAGATTTGGCATCTTTTGTTCCATCTCACATTCCCAATACAATTCGTTTGGGCCATCAAATGGAATATGTCTTTAAACAATTGATGGAGCAATCTGAAACCTATGACCTGCTGCTACATAATCTTCCCATTAAAAGAGAAAAGAGAACTATTGGAGAAATAGATTTTGTTCTCAAAGAGCAAACCTCAGAGAAACTGACCCATGTAGAACTCACGTATAAATTCTATATCATTGATCCAGAAGTTGGGGAAGCTATTCATCAATTGATCGGTCCTAATAAGCTTGATAGCTTCTTTGCCAAAATGCAAAAAATAAAGCACAAACAATTTACATTATTACATGCTGAAGATGGCGTAAAAGCCTTGGAGCAACATGCAATTGACCACACACAAATTGAACATCAATGTTGCTACAAAGCCCAATTGTTTAAGCCGTATGGTGAATCCAAAAGCAATATAAATCCATTGAACAATTTATGTATTGTAGGATTTTGGTTAGGATTTGAAACGTTTAGGGGAAGTGATTTTCAGCATTATGAATTCTACATTCCCAATAAATCCAGTTGGGTCATTGCCCCGCATAATGATGTTGAATGGAGCAACCATTCCGAAATTAATACGGCGATACAACTGCAAATGTTCAAAGAAAATTCACCCATGGTTTGGATGAAAAAATCGGAAACGGAATTTGAGAAGTTTTTTGTGGTCTGGTGGGATTAA
- a CDS encoding immunoglobulin domain-containing protein, with product MKTPYLFLILFLYSISFFGQDTYSDTFSSVSYSNNNGNTNFATNWIESNDDNSASNGRIRITGNELRFHRLTSHNIRRTANLSTATGAVLTFNWRTSSLESGETLAIQASSDGTTFTTLTTITGSTTGNFNQDISTYISANTTIRFIKGGGNWNASNDRAYIDNFIITATTAPDSDGDGIFDDVDLDDDNDGMTDEEEYCTTANTTFLLSQDVGTRTVVLNHTDSGYLRLDFSSMDNSFQLDINGTTVHPSILEFENGALGAGEEYFRFQSDNAFISSPWVANSNGLPRLRLIIDETGSVSFYGTRTSSSTTLEIMQAEAGTPFNTITWVPGANNVFTVTNQSGPGPEGFTGVLFVSALCDTDGDGVLNSLDLDSDNDGIYDIVEAGVLNESGVNDANNDGIIDGVASTFGNNGLFSSIENNDMPYADLTYTIRDSDTDGIYDPYELDADNDSCNDVTESGFTDNNSDGILATLPTTVSSTGLVTGTSVIDGYTAPDDNNTNGIYDFQEASAAPSISTQPSGPVICPGCSTAISVVATDVSGYQWQLFNGVSWVDLTDTGIHSGTTTGTLVLANTGPSDNGNQYRVVLTNAAFVCDTTTSITATLTYQVNTIISNRRITYRVNKN from the coding sequence ATGAAGACCCCTTATCTATTTTTGATTCTGTTTTTGTATTCGATTTCTTTTTTCGGACAGGATACCTATTCCGATACTTTTTCGTCGGTTTCCTATTCCAATAATAATGGCAATACCAACTTCGCGACAAATTGGATAGAATCAAATGACGATAATTCGGCATCAAACGGGAGAATAAGAATAACCGGCAACGAGTTGCGATTCCATCGTCTTACATCACACAATATTAGAAGAACGGCAAATCTTTCTACCGCGACCGGCGCGGTTCTTACATTCAATTGGCGCACATCAAGTTTAGAAAGTGGTGAAACACTTGCTATACAGGCCTCAAGTGATGGTACTACATTCACAACATTAACAACTATAACAGGTTCAACTACAGGAAATTTTAATCAAGATATATCGACCTATATATCTGCAAATACTACTATTCGCTTTATTAAGGGAGGAGGAAACTGGAATGCCAGTAATGATCGTGCGTATATTGACAATTTTATCATTACTGCCACAACAGCTCCTGATTCTGATGGAGACGGAATTTTTGATGATGTGGATTTAGATGATGACAATGATGGTATGACCGATGAGGAAGAATACTGTACAACAGCCAATACGACGTTTTTGCTTTCGCAAGATGTGGGCACGAGAACCGTGGTTTTAAACCATACAGATTCTGGATATCTACGTTTGGATTTTTCTTCAATGGATAATTCATTTCAACTTGATATAAATGGTACAACTGTTCATCCCTCAATTTTAGAATTTGAAAATGGGGCTTTGGGCGCAGGTGAAGAATATTTTCGTTTTCAGTCAGACAATGCCTTTATAAGTAGTCCATGGGTTGCGAATTCCAATGGACTGCCACGTCTTCGTTTAATCATTGATGAAACAGGGTCAGTTTCATTCTACGGAACGCGAACTTCTTCTTCAACAACCTTGGAGATAATGCAAGCTGAAGCTGGAACACCTTTTAATACCATTACTTGGGTTCCAGGTGCGAATAATGTTTTTACCGTTACAAATCAGTCAGGGCCAGGTCCTGAGGGATTCACTGGTGTTCTTTTTGTTAGTGCATTATGCGATACTGATGGGGATGGTGTATTGAATAGCCTAGACTTGGATTCTGATAATGACGGAATCTATGATATAGTAGAGGCAGGAGTTTTAAATGAATCTGGTGTTAATGACGCAAATAATGACGGAATTATTGACGGTGTTGCCTCAACTTTTGGTAACAACGGACTCTTTAGTTCGATTGAAAATAATGATATGCCCTATGCTGATTTAACGTATACAATACGTGATTCAGATACCGATGGTATTTATGACCCGTATGAGTTGGATGCGGACAATGATTCTTGTAATGATGTTACTGAATCGGGGTTCACCGATAACAATAGTGATGGAATTTTAGCCACATTACCCACAACAGTGAGTAGTACTGGTTTGGTAACAGGAACAAGTGTAATTGATGGTTATACTGCTCCAGATGATAATAATACTAATGGCATCTATGATTTCCAGGAGGCCTCAGCGGCCCCTTCGATATCCACTCAACCCAGTGGTCCTGTTATTTGCCCAGGTTGTAGTACCGCGATTTCTGTTGTTGCTACAGATGTAAGTGGTTATCAATGGCAACTTTTTAATGGAGTAAGTTGGGTTGATTTGACCGATACCGGAATACACAGTGGTACAACAACAGGGACCTTGGTGCTAGCCAATACAGGCCCATCTGATAACGGCAACCAATATCGGGTTGTATTGACGAATGCAGCTTTCGTTTGTGATACAACGACTTCGATTACCGCAACCTTAACTTATCAGGTAAACACGATTATTTCCAATAGACGAATAACGTACAGGGTTAACAAGAATTAA
- a CDS encoding vWA domain-containing protein: MAMTTRKGFRFTPYEAPEQTPFDKLFDIFQELITHTSGDFDEAIDWLRELDKEYELTDENYTIEDFIEDLKAKGYIREEFEDGGGEGDEGEDGGGSISITAKMERMLRQRALDQIFGKLKRSGAGNHRTNKTGRGDEHTGDFREYRYGDGLEHISMTESLKNAQINNGVGDFSLTEDDLVVEDTHFKAQMSTVLMIDISHSMILYGEDRITPAKKVAMALAELITTRYPKDTLDILVFGNDAWPIPIKDLPYLKVGPYHTNTVAGLQLAMDMLRRKRNTNKQIFMITDGKPSCLRMPDGTYYKNSVGLDEYIVEKCYNMASQARKLHIPITTFMIAQDPYLRQFVRQFTEANKGKAFFTGLSGLGEMIFEDYEANRKRRLK, from the coding sequence ATGGCTATGACGACGAGAAAAGGGTTTCGGTTTACGCCCTACGAAGCACCGGAACAAACACCTTTCGATAAACTTTTCGATATTTTTCAGGAACTCATTACGCATACTTCGGGTGATTTTGACGAAGCCATTGATTGGTTGCGCGAATTGGACAAGGAATATGAATTGACCGATGAGAATTATACCATTGAAGACTTTATCGAAGATCTAAAGGCAAAAGGCTATATACGAGAAGAGTTTGAAGATGGTGGTGGAGAAGGTGATGAAGGCGAAGATGGCGGAGGGTCAATATCCATTACGGCCAAAATGGAACGTATGCTCAGGCAACGGGCGTTGGACCAGATATTTGGTAAGTTAAAACGAAGTGGCGCAGGTAACCATCGTACGAATAAAACAGGTCGTGGTGACGAACATACAGGTGATTTTAGGGAATATAGATATGGTGACGGGCTAGAACATATTTCTATGACTGAAAGTCTTAAAAATGCTCAAATTAACAATGGTGTGGGCGATTTTTCATTGACGGAAGACGACCTTGTTGTAGAAGACACCCATTTTAAGGCGCAAATGAGTACGGTACTGATGATTGATATTAGTCATAGCATGATTTTGTATGGAGAAGACCGTATTACACCTGCCAAGAAAGTCGCCATGGCTTTGGCAGAATTGATTACCACACGTTACCCAAAAGACACCTTGGATATTTTAGTGTTCGGAAATGATGCATGGCCTATACCAATCAAAGATTTGCCGTATTTAAAAGTGGGTCCTTATCATACTAATACGGTAGCCGGATTGCAATTGGCTATGGATATGCTTCGTAGAAAGCGAAACACTAACAAGCAGATATTCATGATCACCGATGGTAAGCCCAGTTGCTTGCGAATGCCAGATGGTACCTATTATAAGAACAGTGTTGGTTTGGACGAGTATATTGTTGAGAAATGCTACAATATGGCAAGTCAAGCACGAAAACTCCATATTCCAATTACGACTTTTATGATTGCCCAAGACCCATATTTAAGGCAGTTTGTTCGTCAATTCACTGAAGCCAATAAAGGCAAGGCATTCTTCACAGGCTTATCTGGATTGGGGGAAATGATTTTTGAGGATTATGAAGCGAATCGGAAACGAAGACTTAAATAA
- a CDS encoding AAA family ATPase — MNLDIKKINTLGALKKAGYQSKSIKDELRTNLISNIRDGVATFEGVWGYENSVIPELERAILSRHNINLLGLRGQAKTRLARLMVGLLDEFIPIVQGSEINDDPLKPISRYAKELIKEKGDKTPISWLPRTDRFYEKLATPDVTVADLIGDVDPIKAANLKLSYADDRVIHFGMIPRANRCIFVINELPDLQSRIQVSLFNILEEGDIQIRGFKLRLPLDLQFVFTANPEDYTNRGSIVTPLKDRIGSQILTHYPDDISTAKKITEQESNLDNRQIEGVYVPEIAKDLLEQISFEARDSEYVDVKSGVSARTSITAFENLLSTAERRTLLSGADSTTVRLSDFIGVIPAITGKIELVYEGEQEGADIVASILIDEAVKSIFPQYFPKIDKLERKDAESPYDELTSWFFQSEGFELEDEYTDAEYKRALDDIPPLNQLIKTFQPDVSKTDSYFLKELLLWGLVAYKKLSKHRFSEGYQFKDLYGSYINDL; from the coding sequence ATGAATTTGGATATAAAAAAGATAAACACTTTGGGAGCGCTTAAAAAAGCAGGCTATCAAAGTAAAAGTATAAAAGATGAGTTACGCACTAACCTAATTTCGAATATTAGGGATGGCGTAGCAACCTTTGAAGGGGTTTGGGGCTATGAAAATTCGGTTATTCCTGAATTGGAACGTGCCATCCTTTCACGACATAATATTAATCTGTTGGGTTTACGAGGACAAGCAAAAACCCGATTGGCGCGATTGATGGTTGGTTTGTTGGATGAATTCATTCCAATTGTCCAAGGCTCTGAAATCAATGATGATCCCTTAAAACCTATTTCGAGGTATGCCAAGGAATTGATAAAGGAAAAAGGAGATAAAACCCCGATATCGTGGCTGCCTCGAACGGACCGTTTTTATGAAAAACTGGCTACTCCGGATGTAACTGTTGCTGATTTAATAGGCGATGTAGACCCTATAAAAGCAGCCAATCTAAAGCTATCCTATGCTGATGACCGAGTGATACATTTTGGGATGATCCCACGTGCCAATCGCTGTATATTCGTAATCAATGAATTGCCTGATTTACAATCTCGAATACAAGTATCCTTATTCAATATCCTGGAAGAGGGTGATATTCAAATTCGTGGATTCAAATTGCGGTTGCCATTGGATTTACAGTTCGTATTTACAGCAAATCCGGAGGATTACACGAATAGGGGAAGTATTGTAACGCCATTGAAAGATAGAATTGGTTCTCAGATTTTAACGCATTATCCAGATGATATTTCAACAGCCAAGAAGATAACCGAACAAGAATCAAATTTGGATAATCGACAGATTGAAGGTGTTTATGTTCCTGAAATTGCCAAGGATTTATTAGAGCAAATAAGTTTTGAAGCCCGTGATAGTGAATATGTAGATGTTAAAAGTGGTGTTAGTGCACGAACAAGTATAACTGCTTTTGAGAATCTGCTAAGTACGGCGGAACGCAGGACATTACTTTCAGGAGCTGATAGCACAACGGTTAGGCTAAGCGATTTTATTGGCGTTATTCCTGCAATAACAGGAAAGATTGAATTGGTATATGAAGGAGAGCAGGAGGGGGCAGATATTGTTGCATCTATTCTAATTGATGAAGCTGTAAAATCTATCTTTCCACAATACTTTCCTAAAATAGATAAATTGGAACGCAAGGACGCCGAGAGTCCGTATGATGAATTGACCTCTTGGTTTTTTCAAAGTGAAGGATTTGAATTGGAAGACGAGTATACTGATGCTGAATATAAAAGGGCTTTGGATGATATTCCACCTTTAAATCAATTGATTAAAACGTTTCAGCCAGATGTTTCAAAAACAGACAGTTACTTTTTAAAAGAGTTGTTGTTATGGGGTCTTGTCGCTTATAAAAAATTGAGCAAACATCGGTTTTCGGAAGGATACCAATTTAAAGATCTTTACGGTAGTTATATCAACGATCTATAA
- a CDS encoding sensor histidine kinase, whose product MSSGNTLTPRLVKKLWLAFILLIVVMGTSYIMVTGYFANKHSEATAQIVNANLANHLIEEKFNGASPFLEDGNVNKALFGDLMHDMMAVNRSIEVYLLDKKGEILYSVVLDHSDGSEAKKVSLAPIQSFIETNGEQHILGDDPRNPDKQKIFSAAPFDISGKQGFIYIILAGQELQLANDNLIGRFYSNLGIGASLLSILFAGLIGFLSIWFLTKNLRLMTGTVRRFREGDLEARIENPKDSDIEVFANTFNEMADTIVGNIDKMKSVDLLRRELIANVSHDLRTPLAVLKGYIETLQIKNDTLSEREKQEYLQITHDNVDKLSKLINQLFEYSKLEAEQITPVKEPFSITELSHDLIAKFEVLAQKKDIRLRLNNPEENCMVYADVSLVERALQNLIENAIKYTEPKGEVTLSLNHINDQIEINITDTGAGIAKNEQPFIFDRYKQVNKNTKKQGYGLGLAIVKKIMDLHDTTITVLSKPKEGSSFIFNLPAYQL is encoded by the coding sequence ATGAGTTCAGGAAACACATTAACGCCAAGATTGGTCAAAAAGTTATGGCTGGCCTTTATACTACTTATCGTAGTCATGGGAACTTCATATATTATGGTTACTGGGTATTTTGCCAACAAGCATAGTGAGGCAACAGCCCAAATAGTCAATGCCAATCTCGCCAATCACCTCATAGAAGAAAAATTCAATGGTGCATCCCCTTTTTTAGAAGATGGTAATGTAAACAAGGCTTTGTTCGGGGACCTAATGCACGATATGATGGCCGTAAACCGCAGTATAGAGGTTTATCTATTAGATAAAAAGGGAGAGATTCTGTATTCGGTGGTTCTTGACCATAGTGATGGGTCTGAGGCAAAAAAAGTATCCTTGGCTCCTATACAATCTTTTATTGAAACAAATGGTGAGCAACATATTTTAGGAGATGACCCAAGAAATCCGGATAAGCAAAAAATATTCTCTGCTGCACCATTCGATATTTCAGGAAAACAAGGATTTATCTATATAATACTGGCAGGACAAGAATTACAACTGGCAAATGACAATTTAATTGGTCGGTTTTATTCAAATCTTGGAATTGGAGCCTCACTGCTATCCATACTTTTTGCAGGTCTCATAGGGTTTTTGAGTATTTGGTTCTTAACCAAAAACCTAAGACTAATGACTGGGACCGTACGTAGATTTCGAGAAGGGGATTTAGAGGCGCGTATCGAAAATCCAAAAGATTCAGATATTGAAGTGTTTGCAAACACCTTTAATGAGATGGCAGATACCATCGTAGGAAATATAGATAAGATGAAATCTGTAGATCTGCTAAGACGAGAACTTATTGCCAATGTTTCGCACGACCTCAGAACGCCACTGGCCGTTTTAAAGGGGTATATAGAAACCCTTCAAATTAAAAATGATACACTCTCTGAGAGAGAAAAACAGGAGTATTTGCAGATTACCCATGATAATGTTGATAAATTATCTAAATTGATCAATCAATTGTTCGAGTACTCAAAACTTGAAGCTGAACAGATTACCCCGGTAAAAGAACCCTTTTCAATAACTGAGTTGTCACATGACCTTATCGCCAAATTTGAAGTGTTGGCGCAAAAGAAAGACATACGTTTGCGACTGAACAATCCTGAAGAGAATTGCATGGTATATGCCGATGTAAGCCTTGTGGAGCGTGCTTTGCAGAACCTCATTGAAAATGCAATAAAATACACCGAACCAAAAGGTGAGGTCACCTTGTCATTGAACCATATCAACGATCAGATTGAAATAAATATCACGGATACCGGGGCAGGAATTGCAAAAAATGAACAACCATTCATCTTTGATCGCTATAAGCAAGTAAACAAAAACACTAAAAAACAAGGTTACGGGCTAGGCTTGGCAATTGTTAAAAAAATAATGGATTTACACGATACAACCATCACAGTTTTAAGTAAACCCAAAGAAGGTAGTTCCTTCATTTTTAACCTGCCCGCATATCAATTATGA
- a CDS encoding response regulator transcription factor, whose product MKNILIIEDDPEIIKLLEIHLTDLIYTTAKAMDGQQGLNMALENNYDLILLDLTLPTLDGVEICKKLRAVKNTPIIMLTAKSEEIDRVLGLEIGADDYITKPFSIRELLARVKAVLRRTDIKETKKENTASIHAEGLFIDIDKRKVLLEDDKIELSPKEFELLVLMASNPGRNYTRTELLNIIWGYNFEGYEHTVNSHINRLRAKIESDMTHPTFILTTWGVGYKFNEDILL is encoded by the coding sequence ATGAAAAACATTCTTATCATAGAAGATGATCCGGAGATTATAAAGCTTCTAGAAATTCATCTCACCGATTTAATCTATACAACAGCCAAGGCAATGGATGGACAACAGGGTTTGAATATGGCCTTGGAAAATAATTATGATCTTATTCTCTTGGATTTAACCCTACCAACACTGGATGGGGTAGAAATATGTAAAAAACTTAGGGCTGTAAAGAATACACCAATTATTATGCTTACAGCTAAATCTGAGGAGATAGACAGGGTACTTGGTCTTGAGATAGGTGCAGATGACTATATCACCAAACCTTTTAGTATCAGAGAGTTATTGGCAAGAGTGAAAGCAGTATTAAGAAGAACTGATATTAAAGAAACTAAAAAAGAAAACACTGCCTCAATACATGCTGAAGGCTTGTTTATTGATATAGATAAAAGAAAAGTTCTATTGGAGGATGACAAGATTGAACTTAGCCCGAAAGAATTTGAACTCTTGGTATTAATGGCTTCAAATCCTGGAAGGAATTACACAAGGACGGAGTTACTGAACATTATCTGGGGATACAATTTTGAAGGATATGAGCATACGGTCAATTCGCATATAAATCGGCTGCGCGCAAAAATTGAATCAGATATGACACACCCCACTTTTATACTTACGACATGGGGTGTAGGATATAAATTTAATGAAGACATTTTATTATGA
- a CDS encoding anti-sigma factor — protein sequence MKHVRNLFTLLTMIMLCTLSSCSDGEDGLDGINGIDGQDGADGQDGVDGQDGADIAKMATLDFNLNGLENLGPDYLYEGWIVVDGAPQSTGIFSVNDSGSLSKSSFEVDSVLLANAHKFVLTIEPNPDSDPAPSYQKLIAGDFSGNSAVIASNVMPGVGDFSGASGSFFLRSPTDEPVGSANNGNDQNGIWFGLPGMPPGANFVLPTLPTGWAYEGWVVGDAGPLSTGTFTSFDVMDDNAGSASSFGGTENLGPPLPGEDFFLNAPAGETFPLDIRGRTVVISIEPVPDNSPEPFVLKPLVAISGNDTAPESYLFQLNLESFPSGNVTRVNE from the coding sequence ATGAAACATGTAAGAAATCTGTTTACTTTATTAACTATGATTATGCTCTGTACATTATCGTCCTGTAGTGATGGCGAAGATGGTTTGGATGGCATAAACGGTATAGATGGTCAAGACGGTGCTGATGGTCAAGATGGCGTAGATGGTCAGGATGGTGCCGATATAGCAAAAATGGCGACCTTGGACTTTAATCTTAATGGTTTGGAAAATCTAGGTCCTGATTATTTGTATGAAGGTTGGATCGTTGTTGACGGAGCTCCTCAATCAACAGGGATTTTTTCTGTTAATGACTCTGGTTCACTTTCAAAAAGCTCATTTGAAGTTGATTCAGTTTTGTTGGCAAATGCGCATAAATTTGTTTTGACTATTGAACCAAATCCAGATTCGGATCCCGCTCCATCCTATCAAAAACTGATTGCTGGTGACTTTTCAGGAAATTCCGCTGTCATAGCTTCCAATGTAATGCCTGGGGTTGGTGACTTTAGTGGTGCTTCTGGAAGTTTCTTTTTACGCAGCCCAACAGATGAACCAGTAGGCTCGGCGAACAATGGAAATGATCAAAACGGTATTTGGTTTGGTCTACCGGGTATGCCTCCTGGGGCTAATTTCGTTTTGCCAACATTACCAACAGGTTGGGCATACGAAGGTTGGGTCGTTGGTGATGCAGGGCCACTTTCCACTGGAACATTTACTTCTTTTGATGTAATGGATGATAATGCTGGTTCCGCGTCGAGTTTTGGAGGTACTGAGAATTTGGGACCCCCACTTCCAGGAGAGGACTTCTTTCTTAATGCACCTGCGGGAGAGACTTTTCCTCTTGATATTCGTGGAAGAACGGTTGTAATTAGTATTGAACCGGTACCAGACAATAGTCCAGAACCTTTTGTGCTAAAACCATTGGTAGCGATATCAGGAAATGATACGGCACCGGAATCATACCTCTTTCAATTGAACTTAGAATCTTTTCCAAGTGGAAACGTAACAAGAGTTAATGAATAG
- the truA gene encoding tRNA pseudouridine(38-40) synthase TruA has protein sequence MKKQRFYYVIKLQYLGFRFSGWQKQPGQKTVEGMITKTLKFILPNSEFKILSAGRTDSKVSALDAAFELFINEPLTDFEAFIGLFNKNLPSDIRVMSIKEVNEDFNIIQDPKVKEYVYLFSYGSKNHPYSSPFITNVLDELDLELMKKAASLYVGTHDLSVYTVKAQNNAHKKRTITSCEIIENKILQANFFPEKSYAFRVEGPGFMRYQIRMMMGALIQLGKGELLFADIENSLSNPESIELTYVAPGSGLLLNRLDLD, from the coding sequence ATGAAAAAACAGCGGTTCTATTACGTCATCAAACTACAGTACTTAGGTTTCAGGTTCAGCGGTTGGCAAAAACAACCTGGACAGAAAACTGTAGAAGGTATGATCACGAAAACCTTAAAGTTTATACTGCCGAATTCAGAGTTTAAAATATTGAGTGCTGGTCGTACAGATTCTAAGGTTTCTGCCCTTGATGCTGCCTTTGAACTCTTTATTAATGAACCACTTACTGATTTTGAAGCATTTATTGGGTTGTTTAACAAAAACTTGCCGTCTGACATTAGAGTAATGTCTATTAAAGAGGTAAATGAGGATTTCAATATTATTCAAGATCCCAAAGTGAAGGAGTATGTTTATCTCTTTTCCTATGGAAGTAAGAATCACCCTTATAGTTCACCTTTCATTACCAATGTTTTGGATGAACTCGATTTAGAACTGATGAAAAAAGCAGCGAGTCTATATGTTGGTACCCACGATTTATCGGTCTATACAGTAAAAGCGCAAAACAATGCACATAAAAAGCGAACCATAACTAGTTGTGAAATAATCGAAAATAAGATATTACAGGCAAATTTCTTTCCAGAAAAATCATATGCATTTCGAGTAGAAGGGCCTGGTTTTATGCGCTATCAAATAAGAATGATGATGGGTGCGCTCATTCAATTGGGTAAGGGGGAATTGTTATTCGCAGATATAGAGAATTCCTTGTCCAATCCCGAATCAATAGAATTGACTTATGTTGCGCCGGGCTCAGGGTTACTCTTGAACCGTCTGGACTTGGATTAA